From the genome of Danio rerio strain Tuebingen ecotype United States chromosome 2, GRCz12tu, whole genome shotgun sequence, one region includes:
- the LOC103911530 gene encoding uncharacterized protein isoform X1 — protein MGVETCPLCMRMYARLSQHLTVTHKVENKQERKLLLALESGRVDARAGMCPVPACGKFSSRLDRHIRTHSEISLVAQDEALRLCKRRQILSKLTVLRATNPDVPMVSTLDLEELQELEEATFHPDEEELEEEECANQGCKRQKALLRTQVVDLNQQVDILTDSLRKVTRRYRILKRRXASLGAXRTGQVVRKLLSSLGPEEEDDTPVXPAAPADPADHDQATSAGEPSSSKQSIEQKDKVGEEQPSASGSQQSPEKSPPPYPXHVSALSEYAFPLTVCIFCKXRFLISLCLVCADDMLEDYRRFKEGPDASYKLKENVSCQVYRIKKFIAYMSEGKSKLSDFLFLNNKAKIHMWVSSLRQAHMTVTTLQHYVLNVGCFMQYLAETPPPSCRLSKQSLIGLRREIAAIRRSLKRGVAIHQTAVKTQKEERVISKAILLKCRELAAKAIPDLLSLLENDPNQKNQWQFYGHFAALLSALYGHRGGVFQNITMQEVLGAQRSVSEKAYLINVTSHKTNQYFGPAQIALTEEEWGWVQRFLSIKDKLPGGTNPKYLFFTSTPNPCKNLNNYFQDAWKSMGLPGCPTFTDVRSSIASHARFTHSTEDRLKISKFMCHDLRTADKFYVVNLSAQQAMEHRRLFESALEGAERSPSKQSPVKRKRPSKTEKSRKKRRQRPDESPKSTTSEELVLQLQESGTSSLEGTESERTAGEDGGSSEPEGGAEGTKHTQSAEVQPKLKLEEGQQPRRKYPTRTKGALRTVMKPQSVSPLKVRKSSFSPNSTTLMGMSRQKKASRMVKRAIEKRKRRR, from the exons ATGGGTGTGGAAACCTGCCCGCTTTGCATGCGGATGTATGCTCGGCTAAGCCAGCACTTGACAGTGACGCACAAAGTGGAGAATAAGCAAGAGAGGAAGCTGCTCCTGGCACTGGAGTCTGGCCGAGTTGATGCCAGGGCTGGCATGTGTCCCGTGCCAGCCTGCGGAAAATTCTCAAGCCGGCTTGATCGGCACATCAGGACTCATAGTGAAATTTCCCTGGTGGCGCAGGATGAGGCTCTCCGGTTGTGCAAGAGAAGACAGATCCTGAGCAAACTTACTGTGCTCAGGGCCACGAACCCAGATGTTCCCATGGTTTCCACTCTCGACTTGGAGGAGCTGCAGGAGTTGGAGGAAGCCACCTTCCATCCTGacgaggaggagctggaggaggaaGAATGTGCCAACCAAGGCTGCAAACGGCAAAAAGCCTTGCTGAGAACCCAAGTGGTCGACCTGAATCAACAGGTAGACATATTAACAGACAGCCTCCGGAAGGTGACCAGGCGATACCGAATCTTAAAAAGGAGGTYTGCCAGCCTCGGTGCGMWGCGAACAGGGCAGGTGGTCCGGAAGCTTCTATCTTCTCTTGGACCAGAGGAAGAGGACGACACCCCAGTCARCCCTGCTGCCCCCGCTGACCCCGCCGACCACGACCAGGCCACCTCAGCTGGTGAACCGTCCAGTTCTAAGCAGTCCATCGAGCAAAAGGATAAAGTCGGTGAGGAGCAACCGTCGGCAAGTGGCAGTCAGCAGTCRCCTGAGAAAAGCCCTCCCCCCTATCCAGMCCACGTGTCAGCACTCAGTGAGTATGCCTTTCCTCTAACTGTTTGTATCTTTTGCAAATRTCGATTTCTAATCTCTCTTTGCCTTGTTTGTGCAGATGACATGYTRGAGGATTATCGCCGCTTCAAGGAAGGCCCAGATGCCAGctataagctgaaggaaaatgtaaGCTGCCAGGTSTACAGGATCAAAAAGTTCATTGCTTACATGTCAGAGGGAAAAAGCAAGCTGTCCGACTTTCTCTTCCTGAACAACAAAGCAAARATACACATGTGGGTTAGCTCCCTCCGTCAGGCCCACATGACGGTCACCACCCTACAACACTACGTACTGAACGTGGGATGCTTCATGCAGTACCTGGCGGAGACYCCTCCGCCATCGTGCCGGCTGTCCAAGCAGTCGCTGATCGGACTTCGACGGGAGATAGCAGCGATAAGAAGGTCTTTGAAGAGGGGAGTGGCCATTCACCAGACGGCRGTGAAAACCCAAAAAGAGGAGCGAGTGATTTCAAAAGCCATCCTCCTGAAGTGCCGGGAACTGGCAGCCAAGGCAATACCCGACCTTCTGA GCCTCTTGGAAAATGACCCGAATCAAAAGAACCAGTGGCAGTTCTACGGGCACTTTGCTGCATTGTTGTCAGCCCTTTATGGTCACAGAGGCGGGGTATTCCAAAACATTACGATGCAGGAGGTGTTGGGGGCACAAAGGTCCGTCTCGGAGAAGGCTTACCTGATTAAC GTGACAAGCCACAAAACCAATCAATATTTTGGCCCTGCTCAAATTGCCCTAACAGAGGAGGAGTGGGGTTGGGTGCAGCGCTTCTTAAGCATCAAGGACAAGCTGCCAGGGGGGACGAACCCAAAATACTTGTTTTTCACATCAACACCCAACCCCTGTAAAAACCTAAATAATTACTTCCAGGACGCCTGGAAGTCAATGGGCCTACCCGGGTGTCCCACCTTCACAGACGTGAGAAGCTCCATCGCCAGCCAC GCCAGGTTTACGCACTCCACAGAGGACCGGCTCAAAATCTCCAAGTTTATGTGCCACGACCTGAGGACAGCCGACAAATTCTACGTGGTGAACCTCTCTGCCCAGCAGGCCATGGAGCACCGCCGTCTATTTGAGAGTGCTTTAGAGGGAGCAGAAAGGAGCCCATCGAAGCAGAGTCCTGTGAAAAGGAAGAGGCCTTCGAAGACGGAGAAGAGCAGAAAGAAGCGGCGCCAGAGGCCTGATGAGTCACCAAAGAGCACCACCTCAGAAGAGCTGGTGCTACAGCTGCAGGAATCCGGCACATCAAGTCTCGAGGGCACTGAG AGTGAAAGAACGGCCGGGGAGGACGGTGGAAGCAGTGAGCCGGAAGGAGGAGCAGAAGGCACAAAGCACACCCAGAGTGCCGAGGTTCAACCCAAATTAAAATTAGAGGAAGGACAACAGCCTAGACGAAAATACCCCACCCGTACGAAAGGCGCACTAAGGACCGTCATGAAGCCCCAAAGCGTATCTCCCCTCAAAGTACGAAAGTCGAGCTTTTCTCCGAACTCTACAACGCTCATGGGAATGAGCCGGCAGAAAAAGGCATCAAGAATGGTCAAGAGGGCCATTGAAAAGCGCAAGAGGCGCAGATAG
- the LOC103911530 gene encoding uncharacterized protein isoform X4: MGVETCPLCMRMYARLSQHLTVTHKVENKQERKLLLALESGRVDARAGMCPVPACGKFSSRLDRHIRTHSEISLVAQDEALRLCKRRQILSKLTVLRATNPDVPMVSTLDLEELQELEEATFHPDEEELEEEECANQGCKRQKALLRTQVVDLNQQVDILTDSLRKVTRRYRILKRRXASLGAXRTGQVVRKLLSSLGPEEEDDTPVXPAAPADPADHDQATSAGEPSSSKQSIEQKDKVGEEQPSASGSQQSPEKSPPPYPXHVSALNDMLEDYRRFKEGPDASYKLKENVSCQVYRIKKFIAYMSEGKSKLSDFLFLNNKAKIHMWVSSLRQAHMTVTTLQHYVLNVGCFMQYLAETPPPSCRLSKQSLIGLRREIAAIRRSLKRGVAIHQTAVKTQKEERVISKAILLKCRELAAKAIPDLLSLLENDPNQKNQWQFYGHFAALLSALYGHRGGVFQNITMQEVLGAQRSVSEKAYLINVTSHKTNQYFGPAQIALTEEEWGWVQRFLSIKDKLPGGTNPKYLFFTSTPNPCKNLNNYFQDAWKSMGLPGCPTFTDVRSSIASHARFTHSTEDRLKISKFMCHDLRTADKFYVVNLSAQQAMEHRRLFESALEGAERSPSKQSPVKRKRPSKTEKSRKKRRQRPDESPKSTTSEELVLQLQESGTSSLEGTESERTAGEDGPLKSARGADRHFCTSQCTLLD; this comes from the exons ATGGGTGTGGAAACCTGCCCGCTTTGCATGCGGATGTATGCTCGGCTAAGCCAGCACTTGACAGTGACGCACAAAGTGGAGAATAAGCAAGAGAGGAAGCTGCTCCTGGCACTGGAGTCTGGCCGAGTTGATGCCAGGGCTGGCATGTGTCCCGTGCCAGCCTGCGGAAAATTCTCAAGCCGGCTTGATCGGCACATCAGGACTCATAGTGAAATTTCCCTGGTGGCGCAGGATGAGGCTCTCCGGTTGTGCAAGAGAAGACAGATCCTGAGCAAACTTACTGTGCTCAGGGCCACGAACCCAGATGTTCCCATGGTTTCCACTCTCGACTTGGAGGAGCTGCAGGAGTTGGAGGAAGCCACCTTCCATCCTGacgaggaggagctggaggaggaaGAATGTGCCAACCAAGGCTGCAAACGGCAAAAAGCCTTGCTGAGAACCCAAGTGGTCGACCTGAATCAACAGGTAGACATATTAACAGACAGCCTCCGGAAGGTGACCAGGCGATACCGAATCTTAAAAAGGAGGTYTGCCAGCCTCGGTGCGMWGCGAACAGGGCAGGTGGTCCGGAAGCTTCTATCTTCTCTTGGACCAGAGGAAGAGGACGACACCCCAGTCARCCCTGCTGCCCCCGCTGACCCCGCCGACCACGACCAGGCCACCTCAGCTGGTGAACCGTCCAGTTCTAAGCAGTCCATCGAGCAAAAGGATAAAGTCGGTGAGGAGCAACCGTCGGCAAGTGGCAGTCAGCAGTCRCCTGAGAAAAGCCCTCCCCCCTATCCAGMCCACGTGTCAGCACTCA ATGACATGYTRGAGGATTATCGCCGCTTCAAGGAAGGCCCAGATGCCAGctataagctgaaggaaaatgtaaGCTGCCAGGTSTACAGGATCAAAAAGTTCATTGCTTACATGTCAGAGGGAAAAAGCAAGCTGTCCGACTTTCTCTTCCTGAACAACAAAGCAAARATACACATGTGGGTTAGCTCCCTCCGTCAGGCCCACATGACGGTCACCACCCTACAACACTACGTACTGAACGTGGGATGCTTCATGCAGTACCTGGCGGAGACYCCTCCGCCATCGTGCCGGCTGTCCAAGCAGTCGCTGATCGGACTTCGACGGGAGATAGCAGCGATAAGAAGGTCTTTGAAGAGGGGAGTGGCCATTCACCAGACGGCRGTGAAAACCCAAAAAGAGGAGCGAGTGATTTCAAAAGCCATCCTCCTGAAGTGCCGGGAACTGGCAGCCAAGGCAATACCCGACCTTCTGA GCCTCTTGGAAAATGACCCGAATCAAAAGAACCAGTGGCAGTTCTACGGGCACTTTGCTGCATTGTTGTCAGCCCTTTATGGTCACAGAGGCGGGGTATTCCAAAACATTACGATGCAGGAGGTGTTGGGGGCACAAAGGTCCGTCTCGGAGAAGGCTTACCTGATTAAC GTGACAAGCCACAAAACCAATCAATATTTTGGCCCTGCTCAAATTGCCCTAACAGAGGAGGAGTGGGGTTGGGTGCAGCGCTTCTTAAGCATCAAGGACAAGCTGCCAGGGGGGACGAACCCAAAATACTTGTTTTTCACATCAACACCCAACCCCTGTAAAAACCTAAATAATTACTTCCAGGACGCCTGGAAGTCAATGGGCCTACCCGGGTGTCCCACCTTCACAGACGTGAGAAGCTCCATCGCCAGCCAC GCCAGGTTTACGCACTCCACAGAGGACCGGCTCAAAATCTCCAAGTTTATGTGCCACGACCTGAGGACAGCCGACAAATTCTACGTGGTGAACCTCTCTGCCCAGCAGGCCATGGAGCACCGCCGTCTATTTGAGAGTGCTTTAGAGGGAGCAGAAAGGAGCCCATCGAAGCAGAGTCCTGTGAAAAGGAAGAGGCCTTCGAAGACGGAGAAGAGCAGAAAGAAGCGGCGCCAGAGGCCTGATGAGTCACCAAAGAGCACCACCTCAGAAGAGCTGGTGCTACAGCTGCAGGAATCCGGCACATCAAGTCTCGAGGGCACTGAG AGTGAAAGAACGGCCGGGGAGGACG GGCCATTGAAAAGCGCAAGAGGCGCAGATAGACACTTTTGCACCTCACAATGCACTTTATTGGACTGA
- the LOC103911530 gene encoding uncharacterized protein isoform X3, giving the protein MGVETCPLCMRMYARLSQHLTVTHKVENKQERKLLLALESGRVDARAGMCPVPACGKFSSRLDRHIRTHSEISLVAQDEALRLCKRRQILSKLTVLRATNPDVPMVSTLDLEELQELEEATFHPDEEELEEEECANQGCKRQKALLRTQVVDLNQQVDILTDSLRKVTRRYRILKRRXASLGAXRTGQVVRKLLSSLGPEEEDDTPVXPAAPADPADHDQATSAGEPSSSKQSIEQKDKVGEEQPSASGSQQSPEKSPPPYPXHVSALSEYAFPLTVCIFCKXRFLISLCLVCADDMLEDYRRFKEGPDASYKLKENVSCQVYRIKKFIAYMSEGKSKLSDFLFLNNKAKIHMWVSSLRQAHMTVTTLQHYVLNVGCFMQYLAETPPPSCRLSKQSLIGLRREIAAIRRSLKRGVAIHQTAVKTQKEERVISKAILLKCRELAAKAIPDLLSLLENDPNQKNQWQFYGHFAALLSALYGHRGGVFQNITMQEVLGAQRSVSEKAYLINVTSHKTNQYFGPAQIALTEEEWGWVQRFLSIKDKLPGGTNPKYLFFTSTPNPCKNLNNYFQDAWKSMGLPGCPTFTDVRSSIASHARFTHSTEDRLKISKFMCHDLRTADKFYVVNLSAQQAMEHRRLFESALEGAERSPSKQSPVKRKRPSKTEKSRKKRRQRPDESPKSTTSEELVLQLQESGTSSLEGTESERTAGEDGPLKSARGADRHFCTSQCTLLD; this is encoded by the exons ATGGGTGTGGAAACCTGCCCGCTTTGCATGCGGATGTATGCTCGGCTAAGCCAGCACTTGACAGTGACGCACAAAGTGGAGAATAAGCAAGAGAGGAAGCTGCTCCTGGCACTGGAGTCTGGCCGAGTTGATGCCAGGGCTGGCATGTGTCCCGTGCCAGCCTGCGGAAAATTCTCAAGCCGGCTTGATCGGCACATCAGGACTCATAGTGAAATTTCCCTGGTGGCGCAGGATGAGGCTCTCCGGTTGTGCAAGAGAAGACAGATCCTGAGCAAACTTACTGTGCTCAGGGCCACGAACCCAGATGTTCCCATGGTTTCCACTCTCGACTTGGAGGAGCTGCAGGAGTTGGAGGAAGCCACCTTCCATCCTGacgaggaggagctggaggaggaaGAATGTGCCAACCAAGGCTGCAAACGGCAAAAAGCCTTGCTGAGAACCCAAGTGGTCGACCTGAATCAACAGGTAGACATATTAACAGACAGCCTCCGGAAGGTGACCAGGCGATACCGAATCTTAAAAAGGAGGTYTGCCAGCCTCGGTGCGMWGCGAACAGGGCAGGTGGTCCGGAAGCTTCTATCTTCTCTTGGACCAGAGGAAGAGGACGACACCCCAGTCARCCCTGCTGCCCCCGCTGACCCCGCCGACCACGACCAGGCCACCTCAGCTGGTGAACCGTCCAGTTCTAAGCAGTCCATCGAGCAAAAGGATAAAGTCGGTGAGGAGCAACCGTCGGCAAGTGGCAGTCAGCAGTCRCCTGAGAAAAGCCCTCCCCCCTATCCAGMCCACGTGTCAGCACTCAGTGAGTATGCCTTTCCTCTAACTGTTTGTATCTTTTGCAAATRTCGATTTCTAATCTCTCTTTGCCTTGTTTGTGCAGATGACATGYTRGAGGATTATCGCCGCTTCAAGGAAGGCCCAGATGCCAGctataagctgaaggaaaatgtaaGCTGCCAGGTSTACAGGATCAAAAAGTTCATTGCTTACATGTCAGAGGGAAAAAGCAAGCTGTCCGACTTTCTCTTCCTGAACAACAAAGCAAARATACACATGTGGGTTAGCTCCCTCCGTCAGGCCCACATGACGGTCACCACCCTACAACACTACGTACTGAACGTGGGATGCTTCATGCAGTACCTGGCGGAGACYCCTCCGCCATCGTGCCGGCTGTCCAAGCAGTCGCTGATCGGACTTCGACGGGAGATAGCAGCGATAAGAAGGTCTTTGAAGAGGGGAGTGGCCATTCACCAGACGGCRGTGAAAACCCAAAAAGAGGAGCGAGTGATTTCAAAAGCCATCCTCCTGAAGTGCCGGGAACTGGCAGCCAAGGCAATACCCGACCTTCTGA GCCTCTTGGAAAATGACCCGAATCAAAAGAACCAGTGGCAGTTCTACGGGCACTTTGCTGCATTGTTGTCAGCCCTTTATGGTCACAGAGGCGGGGTATTCCAAAACATTACGATGCAGGAGGTGTTGGGGGCACAAAGGTCCGTCTCGGAGAAGGCTTACCTGATTAAC GTGACAAGCCACAAAACCAATCAATATTTTGGCCCTGCTCAAATTGCCCTAACAGAGGAGGAGTGGGGTTGGGTGCAGCGCTTCTTAAGCATCAAGGACAAGCTGCCAGGGGGGACGAACCCAAAATACTTGTTTTTCACATCAACACCCAACCCCTGTAAAAACCTAAATAATTACTTCCAGGACGCCTGGAAGTCAATGGGCCTACCCGGGTGTCCCACCTTCACAGACGTGAGAAGCTCCATCGCCAGCCAC GCCAGGTTTACGCACTCCACAGAGGACCGGCTCAAAATCTCCAAGTTTATGTGCCACGACCTGAGGACAGCCGACAAATTCTACGTGGTGAACCTCTCTGCCCAGCAGGCCATGGAGCACCGCCGTCTATTTGAGAGTGCTTTAGAGGGAGCAGAAAGGAGCCCATCGAAGCAGAGTCCTGTGAAAAGGAAGAGGCCTTCGAAGACGGAGAAGAGCAGAAAGAAGCGGCGCCAGAGGCCTGATGAGTCACCAAAGAGCACCACCTCAGAAGAGCTGGTGCTACAGCTGCAGGAATCCGGCACATCAAGTCTCGAGGGCACTGAG AGTGAAAGAACGGCCGGGGAGGACG GGCCATTGAAAAGCGCAAGAGGCGCAGATAGACACTTTTGCACCTCACAATGCACTTTATTGGACTGA
- the LOC103911530 gene encoding uncharacterized protein isoform X2 codes for MGVETCPLCMRMYARLSQHLTVTHKVENKQERKLLLALESGRVDARAGMCPVPACGKFSSRLDRHIRTHSEISLVAQDEALRLCKRRQILSKLTVLRATNPDVPMVSTLDLEELQELEEATFHPDEEELEEEECANQGCKRQKALLRTQVVDLNQQVDILTDSLRKVTRRYRILKRRXASLGAXRTGQVVRKLLSSLGPEEEDDTPVXPAAPADPADHDQATSAGEPSSSKQSIEQKDKVGEEQPSASGSQQSPEKSPPPYPXHVSALNDMLEDYRRFKEGPDASYKLKENVSCQVYRIKKFIAYMSEGKSKLSDFLFLNNKAKIHMWVSSLRQAHMTVTTLQHYVLNVGCFMQYLAETPPPSCRLSKQSLIGLRREIAAIRRSLKRGVAIHQTAVKTQKEERVISKAILLKCRELAAKAIPDLLSLLENDPNQKNQWQFYGHFAALLSALYGHRGGVFQNITMQEVLGAQRSVSEKAYLINVTSHKTNQYFGPAQIALTEEEWGWVQRFLSIKDKLPGGTNPKYLFFTSTPNPCKNLNNYFQDAWKSMGLPGCPTFTDVRSSIASHARFTHSTEDRLKISKFMCHDLRTADKFYVVNLSAQQAMEHRRLFESALEGAERSPSKQSPVKRKRPSKTEKSRKKRRQRPDESPKSTTSEELVLQLQESGTSSLEGTESERTAGEDGGSSEPEGGAEGTKHTQSAEVQPKLKLEEGQQPRRKYPTRTKGALRTVMKPQSVSPLKVRKSSFSPNSTTLMGMSRQKKASRMVKRAIEKRKRRR; via the exons ATGGGTGTGGAAACCTGCCCGCTTTGCATGCGGATGTATGCTCGGCTAAGCCAGCACTTGACAGTGACGCACAAAGTGGAGAATAAGCAAGAGAGGAAGCTGCTCCTGGCACTGGAGTCTGGCCGAGTTGATGCCAGGGCTGGCATGTGTCCCGTGCCAGCCTGCGGAAAATTCTCAAGCCGGCTTGATCGGCACATCAGGACTCATAGTGAAATTTCCCTGGTGGCGCAGGATGAGGCTCTCCGGTTGTGCAAGAGAAGACAGATCCTGAGCAAACTTACTGTGCTCAGGGCCACGAACCCAGATGTTCCCATGGTTTCCACTCTCGACTTGGAGGAGCTGCAGGAGTTGGAGGAAGCCACCTTCCATCCTGacgaggaggagctggaggaggaaGAATGTGCCAACCAAGGCTGCAAACGGCAAAAAGCCTTGCTGAGAACCCAAGTGGTCGACCTGAATCAACAGGTAGACATATTAACAGACAGCCTCCGGAAGGTGACCAGGCGATACCGAATCTTAAAAAGGAGGTYTGCCAGCCTCGGTGCGMWGCGAACAGGGCAGGTGGTCCGGAAGCTTCTATCTTCTCTTGGACCAGAGGAAGAGGACGACACCCCAGTCARCCCTGCTGCCCCCGCTGACCCCGCCGACCACGACCAGGCCACCTCAGCTGGTGAACCGTCCAGTTCTAAGCAGTCCATCGAGCAAAAGGATAAAGTCGGTGAGGAGCAACCGTCGGCAAGTGGCAGTCAGCAGTCRCCTGAGAAAAGCCCTCCCCCCTATCCAGMCCACGTGTCAGCACTCA ATGACATGYTRGAGGATTATCGCCGCTTCAAGGAAGGCCCAGATGCCAGctataagctgaaggaaaatgtaaGCTGCCAGGTSTACAGGATCAAAAAGTTCATTGCTTACATGTCAGAGGGAAAAAGCAAGCTGTCCGACTTTCTCTTCCTGAACAACAAAGCAAARATACACATGTGGGTTAGCTCCCTCCGTCAGGCCCACATGACGGTCACCACCCTACAACACTACGTACTGAACGTGGGATGCTTCATGCAGTACCTGGCGGAGACYCCTCCGCCATCGTGCCGGCTGTCCAAGCAGTCGCTGATCGGACTTCGACGGGAGATAGCAGCGATAAGAAGGTCTTTGAAGAGGGGAGTGGCCATTCACCAGACGGCRGTGAAAACCCAAAAAGAGGAGCGAGTGATTTCAAAAGCCATCCTCCTGAAGTGCCGGGAACTGGCAGCCAAGGCAATACCCGACCTTCTGA GCCTCTTGGAAAATGACCCGAATCAAAAGAACCAGTGGCAGTTCTACGGGCACTTTGCTGCATTGTTGTCAGCCCTTTATGGTCACAGAGGCGGGGTATTCCAAAACATTACGATGCAGGAGGTGTTGGGGGCACAAAGGTCCGTCTCGGAGAAGGCTTACCTGATTAAC GTGACAAGCCACAAAACCAATCAATATTTTGGCCCTGCTCAAATTGCCCTAACAGAGGAGGAGTGGGGTTGGGTGCAGCGCTTCTTAAGCATCAAGGACAAGCTGCCAGGGGGGACGAACCCAAAATACTTGTTTTTCACATCAACACCCAACCCCTGTAAAAACCTAAATAATTACTTCCAGGACGCCTGGAAGTCAATGGGCCTACCCGGGTGTCCCACCTTCACAGACGTGAGAAGCTCCATCGCCAGCCAC GCCAGGTTTACGCACTCCACAGAGGACCGGCTCAAAATCTCCAAGTTTATGTGCCACGACCTGAGGACAGCCGACAAATTCTACGTGGTGAACCTCTCTGCCCAGCAGGCCATGGAGCACCGCCGTCTATTTGAGAGTGCTTTAGAGGGAGCAGAAAGGAGCCCATCGAAGCAGAGTCCTGTGAAAAGGAAGAGGCCTTCGAAGACGGAGAAGAGCAGAAAGAAGCGGCGCCAGAGGCCTGATGAGTCACCAAAGAGCACCACCTCAGAAGAGCTGGTGCTACAGCTGCAGGAATCCGGCACATCAAGTCTCGAGGGCACTGAG AGTGAAAGAACGGCCGGGGAGGACGGTGGAAGCAGTGAGCCGGAAGGAGGAGCAGAAGGCACAAAGCACACCCAGAGTGCCGAGGTTCAACCCAAATTAAAATTAGAGGAAGGACAACAGCCTAGACGAAAATACCCCACCCGTACGAAAGGCGCACTAAGGACCGTCATGAAGCCCCAAAGCGTATCTCCCCTCAAAGTACGAAAGTCGAGCTTTTCTCCGAACTCTACAACGCTCATGGGAATGAGCCGGCAGAAAAAGGCATCAAGAATGGTCAAGAGGGCCATTGAAAAGCGCAAGAGGCGCAGATAG